The genomic stretch GTCGCCCGAGAGGACGTCCTCGAAGAACTCCGAGACCTGTTCGTCGTTGGTCGGGTCGACGTCGAGGGCGGGCCGCCAGACCCGCGGGTCGTTCATACACCGCTGGACGAACCGGAGGTCCTCGCGCTCGATGGGGCGGAGGGTGACGCGGTCTCCTGTCAGAAAGACTGGGCCGGGCATGGCTCGGCGTTCAGCCGAGTGGAGCAAAACACTGGTGGTGGCGTGCGAGCCCGTCTCGCCCGGTGGTCGGCCGAGCGTCCGACGGCTACTCGTCGGCCACTCGACGACCACTCGATGGTTACGCGTCAGTCACCCGTCGGCCACTCGATGGTTACTCGTCGTCCTGTTTCGCCCGGTAGTCGAGATAGCCGAGCACGCCCTTGACGTTCAGCCGCGCCTCGTCGCGTGCTTTCCGCTCGCCCCACGCTTCCGCGGTGTCGGTGTGGTCCTCGAAGAACTCGATGACGGCCTCGTCGTCGTCCAGTTCGGCGCGCTTCTGGCGGACGGCCTCGACCCACTCCACGAGCGTCCGCTTGTACGCCTCCATATACTCGGGTTCGAATGCGAGCGGGCCGAAGTGGCCGAAACAGAGCGTGTCGGGGTCGCGGTCGATGATGGCCGAGGCGTCGTCCAGACACTGTTCGAGGTCGAACTGCGACGGTGGCGACGTCTGGCGAATCTCGGTCATCTTCGGGACCCAGATACCGGCCGAGTCGCCCGTGAACAGCACGTCGTCGGCGGTGTCGTAGAAGGTCACCTGGTGCGGCGCGTGGCCGGGTGCGTGGGCGACTTCCAGCGTCCTATCGCCGAGGTCGACCGTCTCGCCGCCTTCGAGTCCCTCGATACGGTCCTCGGGGACGGGCTTCGGGTCGACGTAGAACTCCCACTGGTCGTCGACGGCTGCCTTCGTGCCCGCGACGAGTTTCGAGGGGTCGACCAGATGAGGGACGCCGATCTCGTGGGTCAGCACCGTCGCGTCGGGATACGCCTCGGCGAGATAGCCCGCCCCGCCCGCGTGGTCGAGGTGGATGTGCGTCGGCAGGATGTAGGCCAGGTCGTCCGCGCCGATTCCCAACTCGTCGAGCGCGTCGAACAGCTGCTCGCGGTTGGTGCCGATACCGGTGTCGACAACGGCGGGCCGCTCGGCGTCGAGGACGTAGACCGACCCGTACCCCTCGATGTCGTACATCCCGGTGTCGAGATAGTAGAGGTCGGTGCTGTCCGGGACGGGTTCGAGGTCGCCGATAGCCATGCGGAGGGAAGCGTCGGGAGTGTTCAAAAGGGTTCGGACGACATCCCGGAAGGTCGGGGAAAGCTACTACAGGCTGACAGCCGACGTGCCGGTATGGCCCTCCACTCGCGACGCGCGCTGCTGAAGATGGGAACGGCGGCAACAGCCTCGGCCGTCGCACTCGCTGGCTGTGTGGCACCGGCGTACAGCGTCCCCGTGACGGTGACGAACGACACGGACGCGGGGCTGTCGACGCGGGTGTCGCTCGCCGAACGGGAGTTTCTCGACGGCGACAGCGACGAGTGGCGACTCGACCTCGACGCGGGCGAGACGGTCGAGCGGTCGCTCGACGGCGGTGGAAAACCGAGCGACCGGTTCCGGCTGGTGGTCGACCCGACCGGCCGCGAGCAGGTCCGCTCGACGCTCCGGAACCCCCTCTCTGTCGCTGTCGTCATCGACGAGGACCGAATCCACGTGACCGTCGAGAAGTACAGCGACGAGGTGGAGACCCAGGCGTCCGTCTCCACCGTCGACCGCCGTTGAGGCGGCGACGGCGACCATCGTGGTTCCAGTACGTCTGGCCGATGTTCCTCTGGTAGAACGGCCGGTGTGCCGCCGGGAGACCGCCGACGCGCGGTCGGCGTTCGCTGGCGGCTCACGCGGAGTGTAGTGGGTTCCGTCCGGCACGGACCCACAAAGATGCGATACGGTTTTCCCACGTCCAACTGAATTTCGAGCAAATGCTTCACCGACGATATCTCCGCGAGCACCCGGAGACGGTCCGCGAGAGCCTCGCGAACCGCGGCTACGACGACGTCGACCTGGATCACGTCCTCGCCGTCGACGAGGAGTGGCGTGAGCTGAAGGCCAGAGGCGACGACCTGCGCCACGAGCGCAACACGGTGTCGAGCAAGATCGGCCAGCTCAAAGCCGAGGGCAAGGACGACGAGGCCGACGAGGCCATCGCCCGCTCGCAGGAACTGAAGGAGGAGCTCCAAGACATCGAGACCCGCGCCGACGAACTCGAAGCCGAGTTGGAGGAGACGCTGCTCGAACTGCCGAACGTCCCCCACGAGAGCGTTCCCGTTGGTGCTGACGAGAGCGACAACGAGGAACTGCGTCGCCACGGCTTCGACGACCTGCGCGACCTGCCCGACGAGGTCACCCCGCACTTCGACATCGGCGAGGACCTCGACATCATCGACGAGGGCCGCGGCGCGAAGACGACCGGCTCGGGCTTCTACTTCCTGAAAGGCGAGGGCGCGATGCTGGAACACGCGCTCATCCAGTTCATGCTCGACGTCCACCGCGAACAGGATTACGTCGACATCTTCCCGCCGATTCCGGTCAAGACGACGTCGATGGTCGGCACCGGTCAGCTGCCGAAGTTCGCTGAGGACGCCTACCGCATCGGCGGCTCGGAGACCGAGGACTACGAGGACGACGACCTCTGGCTCTGCCCCACGGCGGAGGTCCCGGTCACGAACATGTACGCCGACGACATCCTCCTGAAGGACGACCTTCCCCTCAAACATCAGGCCTACACACCGAACTTCCGGCGCGAAGCCGGGGAACACGGGACCGAGACGCGCGGCATCGTCCGCGTCCACCAGTTCAACAAGGTCGAACTCGTCAACTTCGTCGAACCCGACGAGTCGTACGACCGCCTCGAAGCCCTGCTCGACGAAGCAACCGAAGTCCTCGAACGACTCGGTCTCCCGTACCGTGTGCTCAACCTCTGTACGGGTGACCTGACCTTCTCGTCGGCGAAGACCTACGACATCGAGGTCTGGGCACCCGGCACGGAGTCGGACGAGGGGCCCGAAGCGGGCGGCCGCTGGCTCGAAGTCTCGTCGGCCTCGAACTTCGAGGACTTCCAGGCGCGTCGCGCCGGGCTGCGCTACCGGCCGGAACGCCACGAGTCGACGGAGTATCTCCACACGCTCAACGCGTCGGGGACGGCCGTCGGCCGTGTGATGGTCGCGCTGCTCGAATACTACCAGAACGAGGACGGTACCGTCGACGTGCCCGAGCCGCTCCAGCCCTACATGGGCGGCCGCGAGGTCATCGAGGGCCACGAACCCGTCGGCGAAGCCGCCGTCGGTGCGGGCAAGAAGGACTGAGACGGCGGCCGGCGGAGCGGAGTTCCGACTCGGCGGACAACCGGTTTTTCGACGTATAACGGACGAGAGAGCCGATAGCTCACCGTTCCCACCGATGGGACTATGAGAGAGTATCACGAATATACATGTATGACTACGAAGCGTGACACGGTCGGACGGGTGGTGATGGTCGTCGTAGGTGCGACGCTCGTAGTGACGGTGTTCGCGGGCATCGTCGGTGCCGTCTGGCGGTTGGCACTCTGGCAGACGATGCACGGGCCGCACGGTGCGACGGCGATGCAGGGCGGGACGTTCGCGGGGCCGGGGTTCGAGATGGGGTTCGGCGTGCCGCTGTCGGCGGTCGTCGCGTGGGCGGTGCTCGTCGGTGTCGCGGTCGCGGTCGGCTTTCTGGTCATCGACCGGGTCGGGCGCGACCAGTCGATAGACGGTTTCGAGACGGTCGACGGGGACGGACGCTAACTGGTGGGACTAACGCTGACCGGTGGAAGGGACGTTGACTGGTGGGACTAACGCTAACGGCTAGAACCGACGACAGTCAGTCGGTGTACGTCCGGAGTTCGGCGATTCGGCCGTCTTCGAACTGGAACACGTCGACGAAGCCGGTCAGTTCGGCACCGCCGTTCGTGCAGAGCCGTCCCCTGACGGCGAGTTCCGCGGGGTCGTCGGCCGTGAGGTCTCCGTCGTCGTCCCGGTAGACGACGTCGATCTCGTGGGACGTATCCTCGTGCGGCCGGTCTTCCTGCATGAAGTCGATGAACGCGCGACGGCTCGTAAAGGAGCGGTCGGGGCGCGTCTGCTCGAATTCGGGGTCGAGAAGGACCAACAGCGCGTCGTAGTCGCCGTCGTCGAGCGCGTCGTAGTACGAGTGAACGGCTTCGAGGTGACCCATACCACAACTCACGCAATCCTCCCTCTTGGCTTTCACCCACGAACCGACCGCTTTTGACCCGGCGCGACCTTCGCTCACCCGTGGAGCTGCACATCCGCTACGAGGGCGACGACGACCCCGACAAGTGCACGGCGCGCCGCCTCGCGAAGTTCGACCTCGCCGAGCTACACCGCTCGCACCGCGCGACGCCCTACGGCGTCGTGTTGAACCCCCACGCCGAGCAGGCGCTGTCACCCGCCGACAGGACGGAGACGCTCGTCGCGCTCGACTGCTCGTGGGAGTCCGCGGGCGAGGCACGCTTCTCGCTGCCGGGCGAGCACCGCGCGCTGCCCTATCTCGTCGCCGCCAACCCGGTCAACTTCGGCCGACCGATGAAGCTGACGACCGTCGAGGCGATGGCCGCGGCACTCGCCATCTTCGGCGAGTGGGAGCAGGCCGAGGAGATCCTCTCGAAGTTCACCTGGGGACACACCTTCTTGGAGATGAACGAGGAGCCGCTGCGACGCTATTCGGAGTGTGCGGACTCGACGGCGGTCGTCGAGATCCAACAGGAGTATCTCGACCGCGGGCAGTGAGCGGTCCGTCGCCCGAGAGTGTCGTCGAACCATAGAGTTACCTGCGGACCCGTCGTCGTGTGAACTATGTCCTCCACCAGCGAAAAGGTCACCTCGCGGCTGACCGCCGGACTCGACGGCTGGAACCATCCGCTTCGGATGGCCGCGTCGACGCCGCTTTTCGTCGTCGCCGGTGCCGTCGGCAGCATCCTGTTTCAGACGGAACTCGTCCACTACGGCTACACCATCCGGTTCAACGGCGCGGTGACCGTCTTCTTCGTGATGACGGCACTCGTCGGCGGACTGGTCCTGTTGGCCGCATTCGACTGACTCAGCCCTTTATCCAGCCGCCGAGCGCGCCAGCGACGGCACTGTCGACGGCGAAGACGACGGTCAGGAAGACGCCGACGAGGAGCACGCCCGCGCCGCCGAGGAACGCCCCGAGCGGCCCGCCCGCGAGACCCAAGGTCCCGCCGACGACCGCGAAGAGCAGCGTCAACACGACGCCCGTGATGGAGCCTGCCAGCAGGCCGTGCCACGCGCCGCTGCCGAGTCCGCCGCCAGCGAGATAGCCCGCAGCGAAGCCGCCGACGAGACCCGCGCCGATCTGTCCGAACAGGGGAAGCTGAAGCCCGATCGCGCCGACGACGAGGAGGACCACGAAGCCGACGGCAACTGCACGCCAGTTGGTCATAGTCGAGCGTAGGCGACGCGGCGGATTAAGTCGTATGGCAGAGTGGAGAACCGCATTGGCGCGTGGCTTCGCGGCCTTCCATGGCCGCGAGCCACTCGCGCGAGGGATGGCTGAGCGAGTGAAACGAGCGAAGGAGTCGGCTGGGGAGGGTGTGGCTGTGCGGTTGGGTGTCCTCGTGAGCGAAGCGAACGAGGGCTTGGAAGAGCTTGCTCTTCCAGTGGGACTGAAAGGGGACGTGTGCTCGACGAATCTCGATGCCGCAAGCACCGCAGCGAAGCGAGGAGCGCGGAGGTAGCGCGGGAGTCGAGAACGCGTGGGCTTTCGAAGAGTTCTGGAGGTAAGTATCAAGATAGAAACGAAACCCGCGGAGCCACTACGAAAGACGCAGTCGACAGCGACTACTTCACGAACTTCAGCAGGTCGTCGCGCTTCGCCTCGTGGAAGTGGTGTCTGAGTGCTTCCTTCAGCGGCTCCAACTGGCCGCGTTTCGCCACGATGGGGGCGATGGTGTCGCCCTTCCACTGTTCCCACGGCGGGTAGAGACCGAGGCGGTCACAGAGGTCGTTCAGCCGCTCGTCTCTGTCGTCGACCTTGTCCATCTTGTTGACGGCGACGACCGTCGGAATTCCCAGCTCTTCGAGGAAGTAGAACATCTCGACGTCGTGGGGAATCGAGTCCTCGCCCGTGTGGCGGTCGATGATGTCGACGACGCTCTTGCCGTCGACGACGAGCACGCCCACGAGAATCTTGTCGGCGTGCTCCTCGATGTAGCGGACGATGTCGGTCTTGATGGCCTCGCGACGCTCTTCCTCGACGCCGGACATGAAGCCGAAGCCGGGGAGATCAGAGAACATGAAACTCTCGCCAGCCCAGTCGAAGTGGTTGGGCTCGCGGGTCACGCCCGGCTTCTTGCCCGTGTTGAACTTGCTGTGGCCGGTCAACTCGCGCATCAGCGTCGACTTGCCGACGTTGGAGCGCCCGACGAAGACGACCTCTGCGTCGCGCTTGGGGCGGTTTTCGAACATACCGACCTTACTCGGGCGGGTCGGTTAACCCTGGCGAGAGCCGTCGGTGTCCGAGGGAACGCCGACGGAACACAGCGACGAGAGGGTAATTCGTCTATGAAAGTATTTATAAATGAAACCGGACGAGTACCGGTACTACTTGTGATGTCTCGTTCTCACGGACAGTCGAGAGAGGAGCCACCGGACTCGGAGGGGCAAGAGGCCGACGACGTCTACCGTATTCTGAGTAACCGTCGGCGACGGTACACGCTTCGGTATCTCCTCGCGCACGGGACCGCCGAGGTCCGGACGCTCGCCGAACAGATCGCGGCGTGGGAACACGACGTCGACCCGAACGAGGTCAGTTACGACCAGCGGCGAAGCGTCTACAACTCGCTGCAACAGTCGCATCTCCCGAAACTGCAGGCGGTGAACCTCGTCGCGTTCGACAAACGGGCGGGGACGGTCGAACTCGCCGAGGACGGGTCGGAGGTGCAGTCGTATCTCGGCCCGCTGACGCACCGACAGCCGTCGTTGCAGCGTCGGTATCTCCTCGTCGGTGGGTTCTGGCTGGTGGCACTCCCCGCTCTGTCGCTCTTCTATCCGGGTCCGACGGTCGCCGAGACGGTCCCGCTGTTCGGCGTCGTCGCGCTCTCGGTGCTGTGGGTCACGCTCGTCCACCG from Halogranum gelatinilyticum encodes the following:
- a CDS encoding MBL fold metallo-hydrolase, which gives rise to MAIGDLEPVPDSTDLYYLDTGMYDIEGYGSVYVLDAERPAVVDTGIGTNREQLFDALDELGIGADDLAYILPTHIHLDHAGGAGYLAEAYPDATVLTHEIGVPHLVDPSKLVAGTKAAVDDQWEFYVDPKPVPEDRIEGLEGGETVDLGDRTLEVAHAPGHAPHQVTFYDTADDVLFTGDSAGIWVPKMTEIRQTSPPSQFDLEQCLDDASAIIDRDPDTLCFGHFGPLAFEPEYMEAYKRTLVEWVEAVRQKRAELDDDEAVIEFFEDHTDTAEAWGERKARDEARLNVKGVLGYLDYRAKQDDE
- the serS gene encoding serine--tRNA ligase; the protein is MLHRRYLREHPETVRESLANRGYDDVDLDHVLAVDEEWRELKARGDDLRHERNTVSSKIGQLKAEGKDDEADEAIARSQELKEELQDIETRADELEAELEETLLELPNVPHESVPVGADESDNEELRRHGFDDLRDLPDEVTPHFDIGEDLDIIDEGRGAKTTGSGFYFLKGEGAMLEHALIQFMLDVHREQDYVDIFPPIPVKTTSMVGTGQLPKFAEDAYRIGGSETEDYEDDDLWLCPTAEVPVTNMYADDILLKDDLPLKHQAYTPNFRREAGEHGTETRGIVRVHQFNKVELVNFVEPDESYDRLEALLDEATEVLERLGLPYRVLNLCTGDLTFSSAKTYDIEVWAPGTESDEGPEAGGRWLEVSSASNFEDFQARRAGLRYRPERHESTEYLHTLNASGTAVGRVMVALLEYYQNEDGTVDVPEPLQPYMGGREVIEGHEPVGEAAVGAGKKD
- a CDS encoding nuclear transport factor 2 family protein, producing MGHLEAVHSYYDALDDGDYDALLVLLDPEFEQTRPDRSFTSRRAFIDFMQEDRPHEDTSHEIDVVYRDDDGDLTADDPAELAVRGRLCTNGGAELTGFVDVFQFEDGRIAELRTYTD
- a CDS encoding DUF367 family protein gives rise to the protein MELHIRYEGDDDPDKCTARRLAKFDLAELHRSHRATPYGVVLNPHAEQALSPADRTETLVALDCSWESAGEARFSLPGEHRALPYLVAANPVNFGRPMKLTTVEAMAAALAIFGEWEQAEEILSKFTWGHTFLEMNEEPLRRYSECADSTAVVEIQQEYLDRGQ
- a CDS encoding DUF5518 domain-containing protein; protein product: MTNWRAVAVGFVVLLVVGAIGLQLPLFGQIGAGLVGGFAAGYLAGGGLGSGAWHGLLAGSITGVVLTLLFAVVGGTLGLAGGPLGAFLGGAGVLLVGVFLTVVFAVDSAVAGALGGWIKG
- the engB gene encoding GTP-binding protein EngB; translated protein: MFENRPKRDAEVVFVGRSNVGKSTLMRELTGHSKFNTGKKPGVTREPNHFDWAGESFMFSDLPGFGFMSGVEEERREAIKTDIVRYIEEHADKILVGVLVVDGKSVVDIIDRHTGEDSIPHDVEMFYFLEELGIPTVVAVNKMDKVDDRDERLNDLCDRLGLYPPWEQWKGDTIAPIVAKRGQLEPLKEALRHHFHEAKRDDLLKFVK
- a CDS encoding DUF7344 domain-containing protein, with product MSRSHGQSREEPPDSEGQEADDVYRILSNRRRRYTLRYLLAHGTAEVRTLAEQIAAWEHDVDPNEVSYDQRRSVYNSLQQSHLPKLQAVNLVAFDKRAGTVELAEDGSEVQSYLGPLTHRQPSLQRRYLLVGGFWLVALPALSLFYPGPTVAETVPLFGVVALSVLWVTLVHRFELDTVAGENATSNGD